In the Podospora pseudocomata strain CBS 415.72m chromosome 5, whole genome shotgun sequence genome, one interval contains:
- a CDS encoding hypothetical protein (COG:C; EggNog:ENOG503NUAB) has product MSGQKGTKQPFWLGRMQVLHTRAPMLSTLYRFAVRDGIPSLWSGLSASVLRQSTYSTARFGLYTILSRQMQKRSGGAKPSTTSTIACAGVAGGLAGVVGNPTEVVLVRMCADAAKPPAERFLYSDAVTALVRIAREEGVKVFGRGLSANIVRSVLMNVSQIAPYAVAKKTILTRTRLKDDIRTHALASLFAGTAATTACAPADVLKSRIQSATKGSTVLQVARDGLRQEGPMFLMKGWTPAWLRLTPHTVLTFVIMEKLSELVSMTAATPVPARATA; this is encoded by the exons ATGAGTGGGCAGAAAGGAACCAAGCAACCCTTCTGGCTCGG CCGCATGCAGGTCCTCCATACCCGAGCACCCATGCTCTCGACCCTATACCGGTTCGCTGTTCGTGATG GAATACCTTCACTGTGGTCCGGCCTTTCCGCTTCGGTTCTCCGACAATCGACATACTCGACAGCCAGGTTCGGTTTGTATACCATCCTGTCCCGCCAGATGCAAAAGCGGTCCGGTGGTGCCAAgccatccaccacatccaccataGCGTGTGCCGGTGTGGCCGGCGGGCTCGCTGGCGTGGTGGGGAATCCGACAGAGGTTGTTCTCGTCCGAATGTGTGCCGACGCCGCCAAACCACCGGCAGAGCGCTTTCTCTACTCGGACGCCGTGACCGCCCTCGTCCGGATCGCGAGAGAGGAAGGCGTCAAAgtgtttgggagggggctgTCTGCCAATATCGTCAGGAGTGTCCTCATGA ACGTGTCCCAGATCGCACC ATATGCGGTCGCTAAAAAAACTATCCTCACCCGCACCCGGCTGAAAGACGACATCCGAACACACGCCCTGGCATCTCTCTTCGCCGGAACAGCCGCCACGACAGCGTGCGCACCGGCCGATGTGCTGAAGAGCAGAATCCAAAGCGCTACCAAGGGCTCAACCGTCCTGCAGGTTGCGCGTGACGGCCTGAGGCAAGAAGGGCCAATGTTCCTAATGAAGGGGTGGACGCCAGCCTGGCTCCGCCTGACACCTCACACCGTCCTCACATTCGTCATCATGGAAAAGCTCTCCGAGCTCGTCAGCATGACGGCAGCCACCCCGGTGCCGGCTCGAGCAACCGCTTGA
- a CDS encoding hypothetical protein (COG:K; EggNog:ENOG503NWZV), whose amino-acid sequence MDVDSTDRPDAAGALKTDGVRESPKDHNSRRAAACLVCRRSKIKCEKGRMPNDERCQRCLQLGVQCVRPDFHVGRRKGVKNKRTGLEKALHQVEQAVRRSGTSIQGIEATKVVSELKVLLGSGSEGSMPPGDTIQVGGRKPNPRRDSRQSDTLLPDASSDAGDSSASDQDGMSVPPQGSTPSQGHAVEESLAVDDAENPLQLLARASDLHVSPKSGNDSLPAEAASHQRARQTKQLDQPSEVEKFFKLSQFSLDVGSDLDPIDLGLMTVEEADALFTFFHHNLAHTRWGLDPVLYTASFTRSRSAFLFTSICAASALFMAAASALSRRLSNHCQALVNRIIRDRYRSVEIVLAFMVNVPWMAPGKHSTDDETCWYVSMATTMALDLSLHKILVSQQSVNGQGMGSMPMQVPRADCIDPKVALSLDGFSEVDPNSEYGRRLLRRRERCWIALFVLERGMCLARGRCYTVPITPILKGCDQWHLSNIADTMDGHLVSMAVLRRDLVSLSGVSVEMVEDDLFASIRAVCDGSRDGRTGGGIIATSIQMTVDKFFDEWHAKWGISIGTGPRMSEGFMRSPEPLFADQAAEHRLPPYVQILVTHTRLSIYSSVINHPTAPTEVRHFFHAAGLSSALNVMRAAIQGESQLSSMPNNTAIMISFAACFALRLSGQLPGNSNLAPSVRALIEETAEVLERIGSATKHRDGMSALYGKYLRCIVKKAALSANETAPRPRTGHHQSEPLTQQHQATAPYARHSDANNHNHARGSFSMTDAIPPNPAVSGFLEPPIWSEPIQFSSMSDDQIVEALSRVNNEFDPALNMYPWDDAAALDWLNWSNLPDFGT is encoded by the exons ATGGATGTCGACTCTACGGACCGGCCAGACGCTGCTGGCGCACTCAAGACAGACGGCGTCAGGGAATCGCCCAAGGATCACAACAGCCGCCGGGCCGCTGCATGTCTCGTGTGTCGCAGAAGCAAGATCAAGTGTGAGAAGGGACGCATGCCAAACGACGAGCGCTGTCAACGTTGTCTCCAGTTGGGGGTGCAGTGTGTTCGACCTGATTTCCATGTTGGACGTCGAAAAGGGGTCAAGAA CAAGCGAACTGGACTGGAGAAGGCGCTGCACCAGGTTGAGCAGGCAGTGAGGAGATCAGGGACCAGCATTCAGGGGATCGAGGCCACCAAGGTTGTATCCGAGCTCAAAGTACTTCTCGGGTCGGGCTCGGAAGGGTCTATGCCACCAGGCGACACCATCCAGGTTGGTGGACGAAAGCCGAACCCGCGCCGAGACTCGAGACAGAGCGACACGCTCCTTCCGGACGCTTCATCTGACGCCGGAGACAGCAGCGCTTCCGACCAGGACGGCATGAGTGTACCGCCGCAGGGATCGACCCCATCCCAGGGCCATGCTGTCGAGGAGAgtcttgctgttgatgatgctgaaaaCCCGCTCCAACTTCTTGCGCGCGCATCCGACCTTCACGTGTCCCCAAAGTCTGGGAACGATAGCCTACCGGCAGAAGCTGCCTCTCATCAACGAGCACGCCAGACCAAGCAACTCGACCAGCCATCGGAAGTGGAAAAGTTCTTTAAGCTCAGCCAATTCAGCCTCGATGTCGGGAGTGATCTGGACCCCATCGACCTCGGCCTCATGAccgtggaggaggccgatgCACTGTTCACTTT TTTCCATCACAACCTAGCGCATACCCGCTGGGGCCTTGACCCAGTCTTGTACACAGCATCGTTCACTCGTTCCCGGTCCGCCTTTCTCTTCACGTCAATATGCGCCGCCTCGGCCCTCTTCATGGCCGCTGCCTCGGCTCTGTCCCGTCGCCTCTCGAATCACTGCCAAGCTCTCGTGAACCGCATCATCCGTGACCGTTACCGCTCCGTCGAGATTGTCCTTGCCTTCATGGTCAACGTCCCCTGGATGGCGCCCGGGAAACACAGCACCGATGACGAAACCTGCTGGTACGTCAGTatggcgacgacgatggcgcTTGATCTCAGTCTGCACAAGATCTTGGTCTCACAACAGAGCGTAAACGGCCAAGGCATGGGAAGTATGCCGATGCAAGTTCCGAGAGCAGACTGCATCGACCCCAAGGTGGCGCTTTCGCTGGACGGGTTCTCGGAGGTGGATCCGAACAGCGAGTATGGCAGACGgctgctgagaagaagggaacGGTGCTGGATTGCCCTTTTCGTCTTGGAAAGAGGCATGTGTTTGGCAAGAGGTCGGTGCTACACGGTCCCCATCACGCCCATCCTCAAGGGGTGTGACCAGTGGCATTTGTCAAATATTGCAGATACGATGGATGGGCATCTTGTTTCCATGGCGGTGCTGAGGAGAGATTTGGTGAGCTTATCCGGCGTGTCCGTGGAAATGGTCGAG GATGATTTATTTGCGTCTATCAGGGCGGTCTGTGATGGCTCTCGGGATGGAAGAACCGGGGGCGGGATTATTGCCACCTC GATCCAAATGACCGTTGACAAATTCTTTGACGAATGGCATGCTAAATGGGGCATCTCAATCGGCACAGGGCCGCGTATGTCTGAAGGTTTCATGCGCAGCCCAGAACCGCTGTTTGCTGACCAAGCGGCAGAGCATCGACTGCCGCCGTATGTGCAAATCCTGGTGACCCATACCAGGCTTTCCATCTACAGCAGCGTCATCAACCACCCGACGGCTCCCACCGAAGTGCGCCACTTTTTCCATGCGGCCGGCCTCTCATCTGCGCTCAACGTCATGCGAGCTGCAATCCAGGGCGAGAGCCAACTGTCCAGCATGCCCAACAACACAGCCATCATGATCTCGTTCGCCGCGTGCTTTGCTCTTCGTCTCAGCGGCCAGCTGCCGGGCAATTCCAACCTGGCACCAAGCGTCCGAGCCCTCATTGAGGAAACAGCAGAGGTCCTCGAACGCATCGGCTCGGCAACAAAGCATCGAGATGGCATGTCGGCATTGTACGGAAAATATCTCAGATGCATTGTCAAAAAAGCGGCGCTATCAGCAAACGAGACCGCCCCTCGCCCCCGGACCGGTCACCACCAATCGGAACCTCTCacgcaacaacaccaagccacAGCACCGTATGCGAGACACAGTGACGCCAATAACCACAATCACGCCCGCGGCAGCTTTAGTATGACGGACGCCATACCACCCAACCCGGCTGTTTCCGGCTTCCTGGAACCGCCCATCTGGTCCGAGCCAATCCAGTTCTCGTCCATGTCGGATGATCAAATCGTCGAGGCACTCAGCAGGGTTAATAACGAGTTTGACCCAGCCCTCAACATGTATCCCTGGGACGACGCGGCGGCGTTGGATTGGTTGAACTGGTCAAACCTACCAGACTTTGGTACTTGA
- a CDS encoding hypothetical protein (COG:S; EggNog:ENOG503Q4QN), protein MAASNHFLEDKKIIVVGGGIAGCAFVAALHKLWNPNWRLPEIVVLERNPRDVRHNYSISLHGDSVNGGLVALRQLGLLDETLSHSIFGLRSGQFKMWDVNWKELMSTQPRPWGNLPTGSMRIQRSDLERILVREAERINAAFHRGVECTGAERLANGRIRVAVEDEAGVKDHQDCDFLVVADGAQSRLRAALRPHDDLKYAGAVQIGGRAEFPHGIPEPIEENWGILLSGKGVCCYFSAVNKDTVVWALSQQRAEPDTRTSVATPDRFAALKEEALRLGSMFSEPFCTIVESTIPSSAFVTAAMEKEPFRHDDPSLERIVFIGDANHAVSAFAGNGANLALKDGWDLAENICYQSSLHNAVAAYDRLGFARAAEAIKSSHQKIDFAHCTSVKDSLLRAGLATGRWFMRIRGM, encoded by the coding sequence ATGGCGGCATCCAATCATTTCCTCGAGGACAAAAAGATCATTGTGGTAGGCGGTGGCATCGCTGGATGCGCCTTTGTGGCCGCCCTCCACAAACTCTGGAACCCAAACTGGAGATTACCAGAGATCGTCGTCCTCGAGCGCAACCCAAGAGATGTTCGACACAACTATTCGATATCCCTACATGGCGACAGCGTCAATGGAGGTCTGGTCGCCTTGCGAcaactcggcctcctcgatgaAACACTCAGTCACTCCATCTTCGGTCTCCGGTCGGGCCAGTTCAAAATGTGGGATGTTAACTGGAAGGAGCTGATGTCAACACAGCCTCGGCCATGGGGGAACTTGCCAACGGGGTCCATGAGAATCCAGCGCAGCGATCTTGAACGAATCCTAGTCCGAGAAGCAGAGAGGATAAACGCAGCCTTCCATCGGGGTGTTGAATGTACCGGGGCTGAGCGGTTAGCCAACGGCAGGATCCGAGTcgcggtggaggatgaggcggGAGTCAAAGACCACCAGGATTGTGACTTTCTCGTGGTCGCCGACGGCGCTCAGAGCAGACTCAGGGCTGCTCTCCGGCCCCACGATGACCTCAAGTACGCCGGCGCGGTCCAGATAGGTGGAAGAGCCGAGTTCCCACATGGGATACCGGAGCCCATCGAGGAGAATTGGGGTATCTTGTTGTCCGGGAAGGGTGTTTGCTGTTACTTTTCGGCCGTCAATAAGGACACTGTCGTGTGGGCACTGAGCCAACAACGAGCCGAGCCGGATACGCGAACAAGCGTAGCGACGCCCGACAGATTCGCAGCCctcaaagaagaagccctcCGTCTCGGCAGCATGTTCTCGGAGCCATTCTGCACAATCGTGGAGTCgaccatcccatcatcagcctttGTGACTGCAGCCATGGAGAAGGAACCATTTCGGCACGACGACCCGAGCCTCGAAAGAATAGTCTTTATCGGTGATGCCAACCATGCCGTGAGTGCTTTTGCTGGAAACGGAGCCAATCTGGCGTTgaaggatggatgggatcTGGCGGAAAACATCTGTTACCAGTCATCTCTGCACAACGCTGTGGCAGCCTACGACAGACTGGGCTTTGCACGGGCAGCTGAGGCCATCAAGTCGTCTCACCAAAAGATTGACTTTGCCCATTGCACAAGCGTCAAGGACTCGCTGTTACGAGCTGGGCTGGCGACTGGACGATGGTTTATGCGCATTAGGGGGATGTGA
- the MSH6 gene encoding DNA mismatch repair protein msh6 (COG:L; BUSCO:EOG09260DP1; EggNog:ENOG503NU39) produces MGDKTAARTPAKTPSTAKKQGQAPSTGKQQSILGFFSKTPASSANAPNSSPSVKPTPTLKKASSSQCLQETTKSNSARRPPDATPVPSSDAPEPTSSQENRDVSTAKVSKSRTTMRDTTTLPSSPSRKVKKTVNYAESSDEEDEEFIASLTSRKSRQRRPREAVIDEDDEDTYEAGANEVEEEDDEMEDFVVSDDSDAPSRSKKRKRPAAKTSAPRKKTTNPSPPRSAAPDLDGDEPMEDVPPSTSTAQKWKYDPDSIDHDEPQETVVKAPPAAKKPSSTPKPKPKAHTQEPEKRYPWLANILDGNKKPPTDPEFDPTSIYIPPAAEKQFSAFEKQYWDIKKNLWDTVVFFKKGKFYELYENDATIGHQLFDLKMTDRVNMRMVGVPESSLDMWVNQFVAKGFKVARVDQMESALGKEMRERDAKAKKADKIIRRELACILTAGTLVDGSMLQDDMATYCAAIKESVVDGKPCFGIAFVDAATGQFLISEFEDDVDLTKFETFVAQTCPRELVLEKSRLSTKALRILKNNTAPTTIWNYLKPGTEFWDAETSRRELECNGYFSNADNQEEVWPEKLEKVKEKDLLMSALGGLVHYLRFLKLERSLLSQGNFESYNPIHRNGTLILDGQTLINLEIFSNTANGGVEGTLFNLLNRCITPFGKRLFRQWVCHPLCNIQKINERLDAVDMLSNDKSALAEFSSHMSKMPDLERLISRIHAGSCRPEDFVRVLEGFEQIDYTMNFLGAFGGGNGLVDRLISCMPDLKEPLGYWETAFDRKKARDSKVLIPERGIEEDYDNSEDELNRIKEELAQLLEKQKTALKCRQLKFTDVGKEVYQIEVPKSVKVPSSWRQMSATAAVKRYYFRELESLVRELQETEETHSQIVKEVASRFFKKFDVDYEVWLQAIRIISQLDCLMSLAKSSLALGLPSCRPEFVDDERSVLHFEELRHPCMINRVDDFIPNDIHLGGEQAKINLLTGANAAGKSTVLRMTCTAVIMAQIGCYVPAVSAKLTPVDRIMSRLGANDNIFAAQSTFFVELSETKKILAEATSRSLVILDELGRGTSSYDGVAVAQAVLHHVASHIGCVGFFATHYHSLATEFENHPEIRARRMQIHVDGGNRRVTFLYKLEDGVAEGSFGMHCAAMCGIPNKVIEEAEVAAKEWEHTSRLKESLERAKTGCYIPLGVLSDVASLLRVGGEAEVQERGVEVLLRAIEAL; encoded by the exons atgggaGACAAGACAGCAGCCCGCACCCCGGCAAAGACGCCGTCTACAGCTAAGAAACAGGGACAGGCGCCGTCAACGGGCAAGCAGCAGAGCATTCTCGGCTTCTTTTCTAAGACACCAGCAAGCAGTGCCAATGCTCCCAATTCTTCGCCCTCGGTCAAGCCGACACCTACCCTCAAGAAAGCCAGCTCCTCGCAATGCCTCCAGGAGACAACCAAGTCCAACTCTGCGCGACGACCACCCGATGCTACACCTGTCCCCAGCAGTGACGCCCCTGAGCCGACCAGCTCTCAGGAAAACAGAGACGTCAGCACTGCCAAG GTGTCGAAATCGAGGACGACCATGAGGGACACCACGACGCTGCCTAGCAGCCCTTCCCGAAAGGTCAAAAAAACCGTCAACTATGCCGAATCatccgacgaagaagacgaggagtTCATCGCCTCATTGACATCTCGAAAGAGCCGACAGCGCCGCCCGCGTGAGGCGGTcatcgacgaggatgatgaggacacGTACGAGGCAGGCGCCAatgaagttgaagaggaggacg ACGAAATGGAAGACTTTGTAGTCTCGGACGACTCAGATGCTCCATCCAGatcgaagaagaggaaacgGCCGGCTGCCAAAACCTCTGCGCCACGGAAGAAGACCACCAACCCATCGCCGCCTCGTTCAGCTGCTCCAGACCTGGACGGTGACGAGCCAATGGAAGACGTCCCCCCGTCGACGTCCACCGCACAGAAGTGGAAATACGACCCTGACAGCATCGATCATGACGAGCCACAGGAGACGGTCGTCAAGGCCCCTCCAGCTGCGAAGAAGCCGTCGTCAACACCCAAACCGAAACCGAAAGCCCACACTCAGGAACCCGAGAAGAGATATCCCTGGCTGGCCAACATCCTGGATGGCAACAAAAAGCCACCAACCGACCCAGAGTTCGATCCCACGTCCATCTACATCCCACCGGCAGCGGAGAAGCAGTTCTCTGCCTTTGAGAAGCAGTACTGGGACATCAAGAAGAATCTCTGGGATACCGTCGTGTTCTTCAAGAAAGGCAAGTTCTACGAGCTGTACGAAAATGATGCAACCATTGGTCACCAGTTGTTTGATCTGAAGATGACAGACCGCGTCAACATGCGTATGGTGGGTGTCCCTGAGAGCTCACTCGATATGTGGGTCAACCAGTTCGTCGCGAAAGGCTTCAAGGTCGCTCGTGTGGACCAGATGGAGTCCGCGCTTGGCAAAGAGATGCGTGAGCGTGACGcaaaggccaagaaggcggaCAAGATCATCCGACGTGAGCTTGCTTGCATCTTGACTGCCGGCACCCTGGTGGACGGCAGCATGCTCCAGGATGATATGGCCACATACTGCGCAGCCATCAAGGAGTCTGTTGTGGATGGCAAGCCTTGCTTTGGCATTGCGTTTGTGGATGCCGCCACTGGTCAGTTTTTAATttccgagtttgaggatgatgtcgacCTCACCAAGTTCGAGACCTTTGTTGCCCAGACATGCCCTCGGGAACTGGTGCTGGAAAAGTCGCGGCTGTCCACCAAGGCGCTCCGCATCCTCAAGAACAACACTGCACCTACCACCATCTGGAACTATCTCAAACCCGGCACCGAGTTTTGGGATGCTGAGACGTCGAGGCGGGAACTGGAGTGCAACGGTTACTTCTCCAACGCTGACAACCAGGAGGAAGTCTGGCCggagaagctcgagaaggtcaaggagaaggaccTCTTGATGTCGGCTCTTGGCGGGCTGGTTCATTACCTGCGCTTCCTCAAGCTCGAACGGAGTTTGCTCTCGCAAGGGAACTTTGAATCATACAATCCAATCCACCGCAACGGCACGCTCATCTTGGACGGCCAgaccctcatcaacctcgagaTCTTCTCCAACACGGCCAACGGTGGCGTGGAAGGAACGCTTTTTAACCTCCTCAACAGGTGTATTACGCCGTTTGGGAAGCGTCTCTTCCGGCAGTGGGTCTGCCACCCGCTCTGCAACATCCAGAAGATCAACGAACGTCTTGATGCGGTGGACATGCTCAGCAACGACAAGAGTGCGCTTGCCGAGTTCTCGTCCCACATGAGTAAGATGCCCGACCTGGAGCGATTGATCTCGCGCATCCACGCCGGCTCCTGCAGACCTGAAGACTTTGTCCGTGTTCTCGAGGGCTTTGAGCAGATTGACTACACCATGAACTTCCTTGGCGCTTTTGGGGGTGGCAATGGGCTGGTGGACCGGCTCATTTCTTGCATGCCCGATCTCAAAGAGCCCCTTGGTTACTGGGAGACGGCCTTTGACAGGAAGAAGGCTCGCGACAGCAAGGTTCTCATCCCCGAGCGGGGGATCGAGGAGGATTATGACAACAGTGAGGACGAGCTGAACCGCATCAAGGAAGAGTTGGCTCAGCTGCtcgagaagcaaaagacggCCTTGAAGTGCAGGCAACTCAAGTTCACCGACGTCGGCAAGGAGGTGTACCAGATTGAAGTGCCCAAGTCGGTCAAGGTGCCTTCGAGTTGGCGCCAGATGTCGGCTACGGCCGCTGTCAAGCGGTACTACTTCCGAGAGCTGGAAAGCCTTGTCCGTGAGCTCCAGGAAACCGAGGAAACGCACTCCCAGATCGTCAAGGAGGTCGCGTCAAGGTTCTTTAAGAAATTCGACGTTGATTACGAGGTGTGGTTGCAGGCCATTCGCATCATCTCGCAGCTGGACTGCCTGATGAGCTTGGCCAAGTCGTCTCTTGCCCTCGGCCTTCCCAGTTGCCGTCCGGagtttgttgatgacgagCGGAGCGTCTTGCACTTTGAGGAGCTCCGTCACCCGTGCATGATCAACAGGGTGGACGACTTTATTCCCAACGATATCCACCTCGGCGGCGAGCAGGCCAAGATTAACCTTCTTACCGGTGCCAACGCGGCTGGAAAGTCGACTGTTCTTCGAATG ACTTGTACTGCCGTCATCATGGCCCAGATTGGCTGTTACGTCCCGGCTGTGTCGGCCAAGTTGACGCCTGTCGACCGTATCATGTCTCGTCTCGGCGCCAACGACAATATTTTTGCCGCCCAAAGCACCTTCTTTGTTGAGCTGTCCGAAACCAAGAAGATTCTGGCCGAGGCTACGTCCCGCTCCCTTGTTATTCTTGACGAGCTCGGACGTGGCACCTCTTCGTATGATGGCGTGGCTGTCGCCCAAGCTGTTCTTCACCATGTAGCATCCCACATTGGTTGTGTTGGCTTCTTTGCTACCCACTACCACAGCCTGGCAACCGAGTTTGAGAACCACCCTGAGATCCGGGCGCGGAGGATGCAGATTCACGTCGACGGTGGGAACCGGCGAGTGACGTTCTTGTACAAACTGGAGGACGGTGTTGCAGAGGGATCGTTTGGTATGCACTGTGCTGCCATGTGCGGTATTCCTAACAAGGtcatcgaggaggccgaggtggcGGCCAAGGAGTGGGAGCACACCAGCCGGTTGAAGGAAAGCTTGGAGAGGGCCAAGACGGGGTGTTACATCCCTCTCGGAGTGCTGAGCGATGTGGCAAGCTTGCtcagggttggtggtgaggcagAAGTACAGGAgcggggggtggaggtgctgTTGCGAGCCATTGAGGCGCTCTGA
- a CDS encoding hypothetical protein (COG:U; EggNog:ENOG503P3N7), whose protein sequence is MASLTLALLLALFALLTSADPSVPTQNTQFCNFGHPTGHADFCFGLSVKNHSSPKPNHDFHKDFQISLSIRRSGKLGWTAVGTGPTMAGSVMVVVYGDPGRGRPAVSVRSVDGHHLPGTIDHQGVDGEMEEWEKPDGPATHAARVEVVCEKCDTFGSVQSWGGGGTGGSMPWIWAWNDHQDFEHDGDGFEVGAKLKMHRHREGSGGFGRFWVDMRRAALEGGRHEWDFEEKEGNRRVGTSDGPIGVGAWFDFVVRVWSLAKIHGVVMGVGFLGLFPLGLVMIRMNSGKGRPFKRHWRVQVLATTVAVVGAMIGGRLSKWHMPKTSHQWLGVGVVVGLVVQSVLGWRHHVDFVRIKRRTWISHGHIWLGRFLVAGGLVNVVLGMLLSGKGAGSVWLVVAVGVLEAAGLGYWLWRTERQRKQAAGGGEDGTEALALMPRSSDGGENYFALDESEEESSDEGEDGKMSDEESLRKRSVDSATSVKKSLAATKD, encoded by the exons ATGGCCTCCCTCACGCTCGCGTTACTGCTTGCCctcttcgccctcctcacctctgCCGACCCTTCGGTACCCACACAAAACACCCAGTTTTGCAACTTTGGGCACCCCACCGGGCATGCCGATTTCTGCTTTGGTCTGTCGGTGAAAAATCACTCGAGCCCAAAGCCAAATCACGACTTTCACAAGGATTTTCAGATCAGCTTATCGATCCGCCGATCGGGGAAGCTAGGGTGGACGGCTGTTGGGACGGGGCCGACGATGGcggggtcggtgatggttgttgtttACGGGGATccggggaggggaaggcCGGCGGTTAGTGTCAGGAGTGTGGATGGGCATCACCTGCCCGGGACTATTGATCATCAGGGTGTCGATGGGGAG atggaggaATGGGAAAAGCCGGACGGGCCAGCGACGCATGCCGCACGGGTGGAGGTTGTTTGTGAGAAGTGCGATACTTTTGGGAGTGTGCAgagctggggtggtgggggaacAGGGGGGAGTATGCCGTGGATTTGGGCTTGGAATGATCATCAGGATTTCGAACATGATGGGGACGGGTTTGAGGTGGGGGCGAAATTGAAGATGCATAGGCATCGtgaggggagtggggggtttgggaggtttTGGGTTGATATGCGGAGGGCTGCtcttgagggagggagaCATGAGTGGGATtttgaggaaaaggaagggaacAGGAGGGTGGGGACGAGTGATGGGCCGATTGGGGTCGGGGCTTGGTTTGActttgtggtgagggtttggTCGTTGGCGAAGATTcatggggtggtgatgggggtggggtttttggggttgttcccgttggggttggtgatgatcagGATGAAtagtgggaaggggaggccgTTTAAGAGGCATTGGAGGGTGCAGGTTTTGGCCACGACGGTTGCGGTTGTTGGGGCGATGATTGGAGGACGGTTGTCAAAGTGGCATATGCCAAAAACATCACATCagtggttgggggtgggcgTTGTGGTAGGGTTGGTTGTGCAGAGTGTTTTGGGGTGGAGGCACCATGTTGACTTTGTGAGGATCAAGAGACGGACGTGGATTTCTCACGGGCATATCTGGCTGGGGAGGTTTTTGGTtgctggggggttggtgaatgTGGTTTTGGGCATGTTGTTGTCTGGCAAGGGTGCAGGGTCGGTTTGGTTGGTCGTCGCGGTGGGAGTGTTGGAGGCGGCTGGGTTGGGCTACTGGCTTTGGAGGACTgagaggcagaggaagcaggctgctggtgggggggaggatgggacggAGGCTTTGGctttgatgccgaggagTAGCGATGGAGGGGAGAATTATTTTGCATTGGATGAGAGCGAAGAGGAAAGCtcggatgagggtgaggatggcaagATGTCGGATGAGGAGTCATTGCGGAAGAGATCAGTGGACTCAGCGACTTCTGTGAAGAAGAGTTTGGCGGCAACGAAGGACTAA
- a CDS encoding hypothetical protein (EggNog:ENOG503P8IB; COG:S) codes for MNTTNARNASRFLRPSPRPPDMRLSAITIATSAIAPSTISTDPPSDSPLISDCQRLANNLSGNGTFKYSSFGRHKTLAQYESCAFGVEADEYWINSITHIGDQDIVEPEYGSGCVSLVVAGLGNLNRII; via the exons ATGAATACTACGAATGCGAGAAATGCATCGAGGTTTTTGAGACCCAGTCCGAGGCCACCAGACATGAGGTTGAGCGCCATCACTATTGCCACGTCTGCGATCGCACCTTCGACAATCTCAACAGATCCACCCAGCGACTCGCCTCTGATCTCGGACTGCCAGCGCCTGGCGAACAATCTTTCTGGGAATGGCACCTTCAAGTACAGCAGCTTTGGCAGGCACAAGACGCTTGCTCAGTATGAATCTTG CGCGTTTGGCGTTGAGGCGGATGAGTACTGGATTAATAGTATTACGCATATTGGCGATCAGGATATTGTGGAGCCGGAATACGGGAGTGGATGTGTATCACTGGTCGTTGCTGGACTCGGGAACCTAAATAGAATAATATAA